CCTGCATGAGACCGTACAGGGGCGGATCGACGGAAATATTGATCCTGGGATTCTTCGTCGGCATAAACAAACCTCCTTTGTAAAAAAAATGTGTAACACTTCTGTTACGCAAAAGCAATTTTTCATCATCTGATGCGGGCGATCACCCGCTGGAGTGCGGCCTGGGTGAATGCCGATCGCGTCGTGCGCAATTCCTTGGCCACGCGATCCACGGCGTGAATCAGGTCTTCATCCAGAGTCAGTTGCACGGTTTTCATTTCTATCACCATGGTTGTTATATTGATTTCGATAACTGTGATACCAAGCTCTCAGAAGGTGTCAACCCTTTATCGTCCCTTTGTCGTTGGCCTATCTACCTCCTCCTGCGGTAACATTTATTTTTGGGTCATCCGGCTCATGCGTACTTTTGAGTTGATAATCTGTTGAATTGAGCCTTGACTGTCTATACGAAAGGTTATCCATTATTTATTGCTATACGTAACAAAACGATGATTGACAGTTTATAGGCAAAAGGTCATCATCTATCTGTTATTCTTATTGAATTAATTAATAAGGAGGCAGAGATGACCAGCAGTAGTTTAGATTTGCATCAGACGAGTATTTCTTCGAGAAGGTTTGTA
This is a stretch of genomic DNA from Pseudomonadota bacterium. It encodes these proteins:
- a CDS encoding ribbon-helix-helix protein, CopG family, whose amino-acid sequence is MKTVQLTLDEDLIHAVDRVAKELRTTRSAFTQAALQRVIARIR